In a genomic window of Candidatus Chazhemtobacterium aquaticus:
- a CDS encoding RecX family transcriptional regulator produces the protein MSTITRLVYSKSGNSVRIYIDDKYAFSLSPNEVVRQKIDKDQVISPSKLKQLKHSGDYEKNYLKALNLISYRPRSTREIKQYLHRNSVSPIVISQIISTLKKQNYLNDSDFALAYAKTKVKLKNYGPYRLQSELSAKGISDSLISQTIDTLFSDQDTLISQARLALNKKTKAFYSLPAFEFKRKATQYLYRLGYDPDTINRAISSIDENPLKR, from the coding sequence GTGTCAACCATCACTCGTCTGGTTTACTCCAAATCCGGTAACTCTGTTCGCATATATATCGATGATAAATATGCTTTTTCGCTTTCACCAAATGAAGTAGTCAGACAGAAAATCGACAAAGACCAGGTCATATCACCCAGCAAGCTTAAGCAACTCAAACATAGCGGCGACTATGAAAAAAACTATCTTAAAGCCCTCAATTTAATTTCATATAGACCTCGCTCGACCCGGGAGATCAAACAATATCTTCATCGCAACTCAGTTTCTCCCATTGTCATCTCCCAAATTATCTCCACACTCAAGAAACAAAACTATCTTAACGATTCTGATTTTGCTCTCGCTTACGCCAAAACCAAAGTTAAACTTAAAAACTACGGTCCATATCGTCTTCAGTCAGAACTCTCTGCCAAAGGTATATCCGACTCTCTTATTTCGCAAACAATAGACACCCTGTTCTCTGATCAAGACACTCTCATTTCTCAAGCACGCTTGGCTCTCAATAAAAAAACCAAGGCTTTCTACTCCCTCCCGGCATTCGAGTTTAAGCGCAAGGCCACTCAATATCTTTACCGCTTGGGTTATGACCCGGATACTATCAATCGCGCCATATCCTCAATTGACGAAAATCCACTAAAACGGTAA
- the recA gene encoding recombinase RecA yields the protein MQQIDKQFGAGSIMKLGEAGHTNHVDAIPTGAIALDIALGVGGLPRGRIIEVYGPEASGKTTLCLHVIAEAQSKGGTAAFIDAEHALDPQRARAIGVDIDNLLLSQPDTGEQALEIAETLIRSGAIDIVVVDSVAALVPKAEIEGEMGDSQVGLQARLMSQAMRKLAGAINKSKTMLVFTNQLREKIGIMFGNPEVTPGGRALKFYSSIRIDMRKIGNIQEGDQIIGSRHRAKVVKNKVAPPFRVAEFDIMNQGGISKVGNIIDVAVEQGIIEKSGAFLKYQGNVIAQGREASKEVLLENQKLLKTIEKEIFAKLDLPSKAAPPSIGIASED from the coding sequence ATGCAACAAATTGATAAACAATTTGGCGCTGGGTCAATTATGAAGCTGGGTGAAGCTGGTCACACCAATCATGTTGACGCCATCCCCACCGGTGCTATTGCTCTTGATATTGCCCTAGGCGTCGGCGGCCTGCCTCGTGGGCGCATTATCGAGGTCTATGGACCAGAAGCCTCGGGAAAGACCACCCTTTGTCTTCACGTTATTGCTGAAGCTCAGTCCAAAGGTGGTACTGCCGCCTTTATCGATGCCGAACATGCCCTGGACCCTCAACGTGCCCGAGCCATCGGTGTCGACATTGACAATCTTCTTCTCTCCCAACCAGACACCGGCGAACAAGCCCTAGAGATCGCCGAGACCTTAATTCGCTCAGGAGCCATAGATATTGTCGTTGTTGACTCTGTCGCTGCCCTAGTTCCCAAAGCCGAGATAGAGGGAGAGATGGGTGACTCCCAGGTTGGTCTCCAGGCTCGCCTCATGAGCCAGGCCATGCGTAAACTAGCTGGTGCCATTAACAAGAGTAAAACTATGCTTGTCTTTACCAATCAATTACGAGAAAAGATCGGTATCATGTTCGGGAATCCTGAAGTCACCCCTGGCGGACGCGCTCTTAAGTTCTATTCCTCAATCCGTATCGACATGAGAAAGATTGGCAACATCCAAGAAGGTGACCAAATTATTGGTTCACGTCATCGTGCCAAAGTGGTCAAGAATAAAGTGGCTCCTCCTTTTCGGGTGGCTGAGTTTGACATTATGAATCAGGGCGGTATCTCAAAAGTCGGCAATATTATTGATGTCGCCGTCGAGCAAGGTATTATTGAAAAATCGGGAGCATTCTTAAAATACCAAGGCAATGTCATCGCCCAAGGTCGTGAAGCAAGTAAAGAAGTTCTCCTTGAGAACCAAAAACTACTTAAAACCATTGAAAAAGAGATCTTCGCTAAATTAGATCTCCCCAGCAAAGCCGCTCCTCCCTCCATAGGAATAGCTTCAGAAGATTAA
- the rpsK gene encoding 30S ribosomal protein S11, translating into MPKANQKTTKTKNTTKPTGSKSTPQLTTSGRMYIKATFNNTLVTFTDDRGNVISWTNTGSVGFKGTRKSTPYAATTTIEEAIKKAKEKGINSIQVYVKGPGPGRDAVLRVLRNSGLDINMIADVTPIPHNGCRPKKPRRA; encoded by the coding sequence ATGCCAAAAGCTAACCAAAAAACCACTAAAACTAAAAACACTACCAAACCGACAGGCAGTAAATCTACACCCCAGTTAACCACCTCTGGACGCATGTACATCAAAGCGACTTTTAATAACACGCTAGTCACTTTCACAGATGATAGGGGTAACGTTATCTCCTGGACAAATACTGGTAGTGTTGGCTTTAAGGGTACTCGCAAATCTACCCCCTACGCTGCGACCACCACTATCGAGGAGGCCATCAAAAAAGCTAAGGAGAAAGGTATTAACTCAATTCAGGTTTACGTTAAAGGACCTGGTCCTGGCCGAGATGCAGTTTTGCGTGTGCTACGCAACTCAGGCCTAGATATCAATATGATTGCTGACGTTACTCCCATCCCTCATAATGGTTGCCGACCCAAGAAACCCCGTCGCGCTTAA
- the rpsD gene encoding 30S ribosomal protein S4, whose amino-acid sequence MAKYTGPRHRLCRREGVRMCNAKKCPLDRKGAQPPGQHGRKFAGRVSDYGTQLREKQKVKRIYGVLEKQFRRYYNQALKTESNTGLRLLQLLETRLDNIVFRSQFAPSRRTARQLVNHGHVLVDGQKVTIPSFQLKPGQTITLKPKTLKLDLVTESLNSKDKPPTWIKRKATVSQLDRLPDRDDLSQDINEQLIIEFYSR is encoded by the coding sequence ATGGCTAAATACACCGGACCCAGACACAGACTATGTCGCCGAGAAGGCGTACGCATGTGTAATGCCAAAAAATGTCCTCTAGATCGCAAAGGTGCTCAACCACCAGGACAGCATGGCCGTAAGTTTGCCGGTCGAGTCTCCGATTATGGTACTCAGCTTCGCGAGAAACAAAAAGTTAAACGTATTTATGGTGTTCTTGAAAAACAATTTCGTCGATATTACAACCAAGCTCTTAAAACAGAATCCAACACCGGATTACGACTCCTTCAACTTCTCGAAACTAGGCTCGACAATATTGTTTTTCGCTCCCAATTTGCCCCTTCTCGCCGCACCGCTCGCCAGTTAGTCAATCACGGTCACGTTCTCGTTGATGGTCAAAAAGTCACCATTCCGTCATTCCAGCTAAAACCAGGCCAAACCATTACTCTTAAACCAAAAACTCTTAAACTAGATCTTGTTACTGAGTCCCTTAATAGCAAGGACAAACCACCTACTTGGATCAAGCGCAAGGCAACTGTTTCACAACTCGATCGACTCCCCGATCGCGATGACTTAAGTCAAGATATCAATGAACAATTAATTATCGAATTCTATTCACGTTAA
- a CDS encoding adenylate kinase, protein MNLILLGPPGSGKGTQAKLLSQHFQLNHISSGELLRQEVVQNTPKGKLIAQIMNQGELVPFDTVLDLILKQINTSPNGFILDGTPRDLSQAEHMDWFFNQNHIHLDTVIYYQLDDPTALKRLANRAREENRSDDTPQIHRERLRIYHQKTQPVIDYYQKQHKLVTIDARPDIDTIFANTLKLIPSK, encoded by the coding sequence ATGAATCTCATTCTTCTCGGACCACCCGGGTCAGGTAAGGGTACCCAAGCCAAACTACTAAGCCAACATTTTCAACTCAATCACATTTCTTCAGGAGAGCTTCTTCGTCAGGAAGTGGTCCAAAACACACCCAAAGGAAAGTTAATTGCCCAAATCATGAATCAAGGAGAATTGGTGCCTTTCGACACGGTCCTTGACCTCATTCTTAAACAGATTAACACCAGTCCTAACGGTTTTATCCTAGACGGTACGCCACGCGATCTGTCCCAAGCCGAACATATGGATTGGTTTTTTAATCAAAATCACATCCATCTTGATACAGTTATTTACTACCAACTTGATGACCCAACTGCACTTAAACGTCTCGCCAATCGCGCCCGTGAAGAAAATCGCTCTGACGACACTCCTCAAATTCATCGTGAACGTCTGCGCATCTACCACCAAAAAACTCAACCCGTCATTGACTATTATCAAAAACAACACAAGCTAGTTACCATAGATGCTCGGCCGGATATCGACACCATCTTCGCCAACACCCTAAAACTTATACCTAGTAAATAA
- the rplM gene encoding 50S ribosomal protein L13 — MNTPSTKASDISRNWHLIDLKGQVLGRTASQIAQLLVGKHKPNQHDNLDGGDYVVAINSDLIKVTGNKLINKKYYRHSGYPGGLKSATLSEKMSKDSRKVIELAVKGMLPKNKFQTNRLRRLKVFTDDQHPYQAQIKS; from the coding sequence ATGAATACACCATCAACTAAAGCATCAGACATCAGTCGCAACTGGCACCTTATTGACCTCAAAGGCCAAGTTCTTGGTCGCACTGCTTCTCAAATTGCCCAGCTTCTTGTTGGTAAACACAAACCTAATCAACACGATAATCTCGACGGTGGTGATTATGTTGTCGCTATCAACTCTGACTTAATAAAGGTTACCGGAAACAAACTCATCAACAAAAAATACTATCGTCATTCTGGCTATCCTGGTGGATTAAAATCAGCCACTCTGTCTGAAAAAATGTCCAAAGACTCTCGTAAAGTCATCGAACTGGCCGTCAAGGGCATGCTCCCAAAAAACAAATTTCAGACCAATAGATTAAGACGCCTCAAAGTATTTACTGATGACCAACATCCTTATCAAGCACAAATCAAATCCTAA
- a CDS encoding HU family DNA-binding protein, producing the protein MTKHDLINIVSKKAHLTKKAAGEAVTAFLDEVEKSLVKGEKVVLSGFGTFYVSKVADKQVVPFGNEVQRQTVKGHRVINFRVGKPLKKKVW; encoded by the coding sequence GTGACCAAACACGATCTAATTAATATTGTTTCCAAAAAAGCTCATCTAACCAAAAAGGCCGCCGGCGAGGCTGTCACCGCCTTTTTAGACGAAGTTGAAAAATCTTTAGTCAAGGGTGAGAAAGTTGTCCTTTCTGGTTTTGGTACTTTTTATGTTTCTAAAGTTGCTGATAAACAAGTCGTTCCTTTTGGTAATGAAGTTCAGCGCCAAACCGTTAAGGGACATCGAGTCATCAACTTCCGTGTCGGCAAACCTCTTAAGAAAAAAGTTTGGTAA
- the map gene encoding type I methionyl aminopeptidase, translating into MNQKKIKLMQEGGQLLASIKTQLGSMVKPGVTPLDIERHANKLISQTGGQPSFKLVPNYHHATCVNVNDSLVHGIPTKQPFKNGDLVSIDLGLYYKGYHTDTSITVVAGSSSPKLQTFINVGYKALDAAIKAAIPGNRVSDISRAVQTTIEAAGYSVIRDLTGHGIGTKLHEDPYIPNFVDPNHHDSTLYSGQTIAIEPMYSMGDYQIKIESDDWTISSLDGSLTALVEDTIAITPEGPVILTR; encoded by the coding sequence ATGAATCAGAAAAAAATTAAATTAATGCAAGAAGGAGGACAACTACTTGCTTCAATCAAGACCCAGCTTGGCAGTATGGTCAAACCGGGGGTTACCCCTCTAGATATCGAACGCCACGCTAACAAGCTAATCAGCCAAACTGGTGGACAGCCATCATTTAAACTGGTCCCCAACTACCATCACGCCACTTGTGTCAATGTTAACGACAGTCTAGTTCATGGGATCCCAACAAAACAGCCGTTCAAAAACGGTGACCTTGTCAGTATTGATTTAGGTCTCTACTACAAAGGCTACCATACAGATACCTCAATTACAGTGGTGGCCGGCTCTTCCTCTCCTAAGTTGCAAACATTTATTAATGTCGGCTACAAAGCCCTCGATGCAGCCATTAAGGCAGCCATACCTGGAAATCGTGTTTCTGATATCTCCAGAGCCGTCCAAACAACCATTGAAGCGGCTGGCTACTCCGTTATTCGCGACTTAACCGGTCATGGAATTGGTACTAAGCTGCACGAAGACCCCTATATACCCAACTTCGTTGACCCCAATCATCACGACTCAACACTGTACTCCGGTCAAACCATAGCCATTGAGCCCATGTATAGTATGGGTGATTATCAAATCAAAATCGAATCAGATGACTGGACTATCTCGTCTCTTGACGGCAGTCTTACTGCATTAGTCGAAGACACTATAGCTATAACACCAGAGGGTCCAGTTATTCTTACCCGTTAA
- the rpsI gene encoding 30S ribosomal protein S9, producing the protein MATKSTKKNYIQATGRRKTAVARVRLIESKKEITVNNIPASQYWPSSTFASLYSEPLITTNTHKKYSATAKITGSGKQSQLDAFIHGLSRALVQVNPERFRPILKKKGFLTRDSRMKETRKIGSSGSKARSKRQSPKR; encoded by the coding sequence ATGGCTACTAAATCAACTAAGAAAAATTACATTCAGGCTACCGGTCGTCGCAAAACCGCTGTCGCTCGGGTCAGACTAATTGAAAGCAAAAAAGAAATTACAGTTAACAATATTCCTGCATCTCAATACTGGCCAAGTAGTACCTTTGCCTCTCTTTACTCCGAGCCCCTCATTACCACCAATACTCACAAAAAATACTCAGCCACTGCTAAAATTACAGGCTCAGGTAAACAATCCCAACTTGACGCCTTTATTCATGGTTTGAGTCGAGCCCTTGTCCAGGTTAATCCAGAACGTTTCCGTCCCATTCTCAAAAAGAAAGGCTTTCTGACTCGTGATTCTCGCATGAAGGAAACCAGGAAAATTGGTTCTTCTGGAAGCAAGGCTCGTTCAAAACGCCAATCACCAAAGCGGTAA
- the rpmJ gene encoding 50S ribosomal protein L36 has translation MKVKASVKPRCIKCKIVRRKGRVYIVCDNPRHKQRQG, from the coding sequence ATGAAAGTCAAGGCATCTGTTAAACCACGCTGCATCAAATGCAAAATTGTCCGCCGTAAAGGTCGGGTTTACATTGTTTGTGACAATCCTCGTCATAAACAACGCCAAGGCTAA
- a CDS encoding DNA-directed RNA polymerase subunit alpha, with the protein MQNPNFKLNLTEEKGNFAEIHITPLEKGFGHTLGNALRRVLLGNLEGSAATHVKIDGVRHQFSTLSGLQENIIDFILNLKGVYFKTEGDGPFTVKIDSKEKTTLTAGDLVCPAGVSVTNPEHVLAHISGPKMALKGQITVAKGIGYSPADEHNTDEIGLIPVDSIFTPVIKANYLVESTRVGRRTDLDMIRLMVETNGTITPLEAVKNAAEILSAYFTQIFDPTFTEEETVKTSLVTGDDQSIEELGLPTRVTNALKKGGFVKLNDFSSASYDDLLKVKNLGEKSVKDIIKKLEKKGIQVTK; encoded by the coding sequence ATGCAAAATCCAAACTTCAAACTAAATCTCACCGAAGAAAAAGGTAACTTCGCCGAAATTCATATCACTCCTTTAGAAAAAGGCTTTGGTCACACTCTGGGTAACGCTCTTCGCCGCGTACTCCTGGGTAATCTGGAAGGGTCAGCCGCTACTCATGTCAAGATCGACGGTGTCCGTCATCAATTTAGCACTCTATCTGGTTTACAGGAAAACATCATTGACTTCATCCTCAATCTCAAAGGTGTTTATTTCAAAACTGAGGGCGACGGACCTTTCACTGTCAAAATTGACTCAAAAGAAAAAACCACCCTCACTGCCGGTGATCTAGTTTGTCCAGCCGGAGTTTCCGTCACCAATCCAGAACACGTCTTAGCTCACATCAGTGGTCCCAAAATGGCTCTTAAGGGTCAAATAACTGTCGCTAAAGGCATTGGTTACTCTCCCGCAGACGAACACAACACCGACGAAATTGGACTTATCCCAGTTGACTCCATCTTTACTCCGGTTATTAAGGCCAACTATCTTGTCGAGTCTACTCGTGTTGGTCGTCGAACCGACCTTGACATGATCCGCCTCATGGTTGAAACCAACGGCACCATCACTCCTCTAGAGGCTGTGAAGAACGCTGCAGAGATTCTTTCCGCCTATTTCACTCAAATCTTTGACCCCACTTTTACCGAGGAAGAAACCGTTAAAACCAGTTTAGTTACTGGTGATGACCAATCCATCGAAGAGTTAGGGCTCCCCACTCGAGTGACTAATGCTCTTAAAAAAGGTGGATTTGTCAAACTTAACGATTTCTCATCTGCTTCATATGACGATCTACTTAAGGTTAAAAATTTAGGTGAAAAATCTGTCAAAGATATTATCAAAAAGCTTGAAAAAAAGGGTATTCAAGTAACAAAATAA
- the rny gene encoding ribonuclease Y, translating to MSIFSLFKPSASSSPLKPATQPKTQPPKTEDVTTQQSDTKQIVEQAQNKAREIILEAKDEAFKLREKARAEAEQLKQSAEKLHQELEEKTRRYTEVKARLEERDSLTQKQLEMAQKRLEEVEKLKTKQIAALESISGLTKEEAKKRILELVEKRSVSDIAKSIKSAEEKARAEADIRAREILVDSMYAGATDYVAEYTVTTIKLPDDEAKGRIIGKEGRNIRAFEKYSGVDLDMDEPGVIKLSSFDSIRREIARVALERLIKDGRIHPTHIEEFLSRAKRDIERVIYQEGEKLCHAVGVYDLPRELVSLLGRFKYRTSYGQNMIAHTLEETKIGIKLAQEVGANVHIVRLGCLLHDIGKVVEGEGSHVELGVKVLKKYNLPKPAIDAVAQHHEDEEFSSVESILVYIADAISGARPGARYENYDEYVQRLEKLEEIATNHPSVAEAYAIQAGREVRVIVSPEKISDDACVKLASDIKQEIEDSLTYPGTVKVNVIRETRASAVAQ from the coding sequence ATGTCCATCTTTAGCCTATTTAAACCATCAGCCTCTTCGTCTCCCTTAAAACCCGCTACCCAACCCAAAACCCAACCACCAAAGACAGAAGACGTCACCACGCAACAATCTGATACCAAACAGATTGTTGAACAAGCCCAAAACAAAGCTCGAGAGATTATCTTAGAAGCCAAAGACGAAGCCTTTAAATTACGAGAAAAAGCCAGAGCCGAGGCAGAACAGCTTAAGCAATCAGCTGAAAAACTTCACCAAGAACTTGAAGAGAAAACTCGTCGTTACACCGAGGTTAAAGCCAGGCTGGAAGAAAGAGATAGTCTGACCCAAAAACAACTTGAAATGGCCCAAAAACGTCTCGAAGAAGTTGAAAAACTAAAAACTAAACAAATAGCGGCTTTAGAGAGTATTAGTGGTCTAACCAAAGAGGAAGCTAAAAAAAGAATTCTTGAATTAGTTGAAAAAAGAAGCGTCTCCGATATAGCCAAAAGCATTAAATCAGCTGAAGAAAAGGCTAGGGCTGAAGCTGATATTAGAGCTCGTGAAATCCTAGTTGACTCAATGTATGCCGGCGCTACTGATTACGTAGCTGAGTACACCGTCACCACCATTAAGCTTCCTGACGATGAAGCTAAAGGTCGCATTATCGGAAAAGAGGGTCGCAACATCAGGGCTTTTGAAAAGTACTCCGGTGTTGACCTTGATATGGACGAGCCCGGTGTTATCAAGCTCTCAAGTTTTGACTCTATCAGGAGGGAAATCGCCAGAGTTGCTCTTGAACGTCTCATTAAAGACGGCAGAATCCACCCCACTCACATTGAGGAATTCTTAAGCCGAGCTAAACGTGACATCGAAAGAGTCATCTATCAAGAGGGAGAAAAGCTTTGCCATGCCGTTGGCGTCTATGATCTGCCTCGAGAACTAGTCTCTCTTTTAGGCCGATTCAAATACCGAACCTCGTACGGGCAGAATATGATTGCCCACACACTCGAAGAAACTAAGATAGGTATCAAGCTGGCCCAAGAGGTTGGTGCTAACGTCCACATCGTCAGACTTGGTTGTCTACTCCATGATATTGGTAAAGTTGTTGAGGGAGAGGGAAGTCACGTCGAGCTTGGTGTCAAAGTTTTAAAGAAATACAACCTGCCTAAACCCGCTATCGATGCTGTGGCCCAACACCACGAAGATGAGGAGTTTAGCTCTGTTGAATCAATCCTGGTTTATATCGCTGACGCCATATCAGGTGCCAGGCCTGGAGCTCGATATGAAAACTATGACGAATACGTCCAAAGACTTGAAAAACTAGAAGAGATTGCCACCAACCATCCATCGGTAGCTGAGGCCTATGCTATTCAAGCCGGACGAGAAGTTAGAGTTATCGTCTCTCCTGAAAAAATCTCTGATGACGCTTGTGTTAAACTAGCCTCCGACATTAAACAAGAAATCGAGGATAGTCTTACCTATCCAGGCACCGTCAAGGTCAATGTGATTCGCGAAACCAGAGCCAGTGCTGTCGCTCAATAA
- the rplQ gene encoding 50S ribosomal protein L17, with protein sequence MSRHRLNGRKLGRNTNQRKALFKGLLNSLIIQEELKTTQTKAKAVQRLFDQLVTKAKPSTVHARRLLHAFLGNKSSVNKLVDDLTKRFGHRQSGFTRVTKLGLRRGDNAQIVKLELVDKSSPDLKQTQKSTNSPKKPTKKTSKTSTKSSK encoded by the coding sequence ATGTCTCGACACCGCCTTAATGGCCGTAAACTAGGCCGCAACACCAATCAGCGCAAAGCTTTATTCAAAGGGTTGCTTAATTCTCTTATCATTCAAGAAGAGTTAAAAACTACTCAGACGAAAGCCAAAGCTGTCCAACGTCTCTTTGATCAACTGGTTACCAAAGCTAAGCCATCCACTGTTCACGCTCGTCGCCTTCTCCACGCTTTCTTAGGTAACAAAAGTTCAGTCAATAAACTCGTCGACGACTTAACTAAGCGTTTTGGACATAGACAATCCGGTTTTACCCGTGTTACCAAGCTCGGTCTTCGCCGTGGCGACAATGCTCAAATCGTCAAACTTGAACTTGTTGACAAGTCTTCTCCTGACCTTAAACAAACTCAGAAAAGTACCAACTCTCCCAAGAAACCAACCAAAAAAACCTCAAAAACTAGCACAAAATCCAGTAAATAA
- the rpsM gene encoding 30S ribosomal protein S13 produces MPRIAGVDIPNDKPIKISLTYIYGVGHATASKILSELKINPDLKANKLTNSQIQSIANWLDRLPTEGDLKKIVRDNIQRLKRIGSYRGLRHMAGLPSRGQRTRTNARSIRGRRKTIGAMTKEMRQKMETVTPTK; encoded by the coding sequence ATGCCACGTATCGCCGGAGTTGACATCCCTAACGACAAACCTATCAAGATATCTCTTACCTATATCTATGGAGTGGGTCATGCTACCGCCTCCAAGATTCTTTCCGAGCTTAAAATCAACCCCGACCTTAAGGCCAACAAGCTTACTAACAGCCAAATTCAGTCTATCGCTAATTGGCTGGATCGTCTTCCAACTGAGGGAGATCTCAAAAAGATTGTTCGTGACAATATCCAACGTCTCAAAAGAATTGGCTCTTACCGCGGACTTCGTCACATGGCCGGTCTTCCTAGTCGCGGCCAAAGAACTCGCACTAATGCTCGCAGCATTCGTGGCCGTCGTAAAACTATCGGCGCCATGACCAAAGAAATGCGCCAAAAAATGGAAACAGTTACCCCTACTAAATAA
- the infA gene encoding translation initiation factor IF-1 → MAPQSEIQKIDGTVIEALPNTQFRVKLPDDKVILAHLAGRMRLNRIRVMPGDRVTIELTPYDDSKGRIVYRNK, encoded by the coding sequence ATGGCACCTCAAAGCGAGATACAAAAAATCGATGGCACTGTCATCGAAGCCTTGCCTAATACCCAATTTAGGGTTAAACTACCCGACGACAAGGTCATACTAGCCCATCTAGCCGGACGCATGCGACTAAATCGTATTAGAGTTATGCCAGGTGATAGGGTTACCATTGAACTTACTCCTTACGACGATTCCAAAGGACGTATAGTTTATCGCAATAAATAA
- the secY gene encoding preprotein translocase subunit SecY has product MQLLASLRNLWRIPTLRRKLLITLLILLIFRFLAHIPVPGIDRDTLTQLFSTSAFLTLLDVFSGGTLANLSIMALGVNPYINASIMLQMLTMVIPQLEALSQEGDFGRQRINQYTRLLTLPLAIIQSFGLIILLKNQGIALISSPLQIISIMITLTTGTVILMWLGELLTEYGLGNGISIIIFAGIAGRLPISLFQTASVASSQNLTNLLVFALMSLVVIYFVVKTTQAQRQITVQYARRTRLMPTSGGQLTHLPLRLNQAGVIPIIFAVSLMLVPSMLGNFLVSANQPVLQRLGTFFTVNLAPNSWLYILTYFTLVVGFTFFYTAVVFNPEKIADQIKKNGGFIPGVRPGTPTVNYLTYILNRITLVGAAFLGLIAVLPNLAQSVTGISTLAIGGTGLLIVVSVILETSQKVESQLVMHNYDRFL; this is encoded by the coding sequence GCAACTTCTAGCCAGCCTACGTAACCTATGGCGCATTCCCACCCTTCGTCGCAAACTGCTTATTACTCTTCTCATTCTTCTAATTTTCCGTTTTCTCGCTCATATTCCTGTTCCCGGCATTGATCGCGATACCTTAACTCAGCTATTTTCTACCTCAGCGTTTCTCACCCTGCTTGATGTTTTCTCCGGAGGAACTCTGGCTAATCTCTCCATCATGGCCCTAGGTGTTAACCCTTACATTAACGCTTCCATTATGCTGCAAATGCTCACCATGGTCATTCCTCAGCTTGAAGCCTTAAGTCAAGAAGGTGATTTTGGGCGCCAAAGAATTAACCAATACACTCGTCTTCTCACCCTACCTCTTGCCATCATTCAAAGCTTCGGACTTATTATCTTACTTAAGAACCAAGGTATTGCTCTCATCTCCTCACCGCTTCAGATTATTAGCATCATGATCACCTTAACTACTGGTACTGTCATTCTCATGTGGCTAGGCGAGTTACTCACCGAATACGGCCTTGGTAACGGTATTTCTATTATTATCTTTGCCGGCATTGCCGGACGTCTACCCATCTCTCTTTTTCAAACCGCCTCAGTGGCTAGTTCACAAAACCTCACCAATCTTCTTGTTTTTGCTCTAATGTCACTAGTCGTCATTTATTTTGTTGTTAAAACCACTCAGGCACAACGCCAAATTACCGTGCAATACGCCCGGCGTACTCGTCTCATGCCTACCTCGGGAGGACAACTAACTCACCTTCCCCTCAGACTAAACCAAGCTGGAGTTATTCCCATTATCTTTGCTGTCTCCTTGATGCTTGTGCCATCCATGTTGGGTAACTTTCTCGTCAGTGCCAACCAGCCTGTACTTCAGCGTCTTGGCACTTTCTTCACCGTTAACCTCGCTCCCAACTCCTGGCTCTATATTCTTACTTACTTTACCCTGGTTGTTGGTTTCACTTTCTTTTATACCGCCGTTGTCTTTAATCCCGAAAAAATCGCAGATCAAATCAAGAAGAATGGAGGCTTTATTCCTGGAGTAAGACCCGGAACCCCTACTGTAAACTATCTCACCTATATTCTGAATCGCATCACCCTAGTCGGAGCCGCCTTCTTAGGGCTTATCGCCGTTTTACCCAATCTGGCTCAATCTGTCACTGGTATCAGCACTCTTGCTATCGGCGGTACCGGTCTTTTGATTGTTGTTTCTGTTATCTTAGAAACATCCCAAAAGGTTGAGTCTCAACTCGTCATGCATAATTACGACCGATTTCTTTAA